The genomic window GGTAATCAGAATGTCTGAATCAATAGGCTCTATCAGCTGGTAAATTCTTCCAAAACTAACTGTCTGCCATTCGTTAGTCGCAGTTAAACGTATCACCTTTTTATCTAATTGGAAATTTACAGGTAAGTCGAATTTTTTTGTATTGCTTTTCCACCTGAAAGAAACTCCTGAATATTCCGGTTTTTGGATGATTTTATATTCTAATTCCGGGAGATTTGCATATTTCAAATATTGATTTACGATATCACAATAATCTGTACCCGTTTTTGCTTCGAGAAGATTCACAAAATCTTGAGTGCTTGCAAAGCCATATTCATGATTTTTGTAAAATTGTTTGAGTATGTCGAACCATAATGAGTCATTATTGATTTTTTGTCTGATCGTATGCAGCATCCAAGCTCCTTTGTAGTATTGATCACTGTCAGCAGGTTCATCATTGACACCGAATTGTCCTATGATCGGAAATTTATTTTGGATATACTGTCTGCTTGATTGAAGATAACGCAATGCAGCAGATTTGCCATAAAAATATTCGACAAATAAATTTTCCATGTAAGTTGCAAATGATTCGTGTATCCACATTTCCGCAAGATCCGTACAGCTCACACTGTTGCCCCAATATTCATGAGCGGTCTCATGCAATATAATAAAGTCAAAATCAAATTCCGCAGGAATCCTGCCTCCCAGATAACCTCGTAGATATTTATTACCATATGCTATAGCTGACTGGTGTTCCATGCCAAGGTATGGTGCTTCTACGAGTGCATAACCATCTTTCCAGAAAGGATATGGTCCCAAGTATTTTTCGAAGGCTTCTAATACTTTGTGGACTTGTTTGAAATGTTCTCTTGCGATGGTGGTATTATAGTCCAGGACATAATAATCCAAATCCAGTTTTTTACTTTCTTGAGACAAATACTGATCCTGGAAGTGTTCGTATGCTCCTATGTAAAAAGTGACATTGTAATTGTTGATTGGATATTGTACAGACCAATGATATGTAACGTGCAAGCCATCTATTCTCTCTCTCTGAACCAATTGGCCATTGGATACTGCATATAGATCTGAAGGCACTGTCAGATGTATATGCATACTATCCGGTTCGTCTGACAAATGATCCTTATTTGGCCACCATAAACTTGCACCAATTCCTTCACATGAAACGGAAGCCCAGAATCTGTTTTTTTCATCCCGTTTCCAACTAAATCCGCCATCCCATGGTGGATTTTTTGCTTCAATAGGACTACCATCATAGTAAATCCGTACTGTATATTTTTCGGATTTTTTAAATGAGTGGGGAATATAAATGGTGTTGTTGGATCTGGAAAAGTTAAGATTATCTTTTCCCATGGAAATTTTACTTACGTTCATCTGATCAAATAAATCGACTTGAATACCGGAAAGGTCCATTGGGCAAGAAAAGTGAATATCGTTATAGCCTTCTATTTTTTTCTCCAGCATATCAAAGCTGACATGTAAATCGTAAAACTGAACATCGTACATTCGATTCGGATTAAGAGAACCTCTTAAACTGTCTTTGGGTGTGAAATGACTTTGGGCTAAAAGTGAATTACACAAATGAACAGCAATAATCAGAATGAAAGAAATAATATTTTTCATCATTTTATTTTATTTTTTAAAGCCATGGTTTTGAGGTATGAAATCGTGAAATAGTCTTTCCATTTTCCTGGAATGAATCGTATCAAGATTTTGAGCAATATTGGATGTTTATAAATGAGATATCGATTTCGTGGAGTCGCTGCTTCGAGGGCATGTATGAGGGGTTTTTCGAGTGCAGTGAGTGGCAGAGCTTTTTGTTCAATTTGCTGCATTATTATTTTTGCTTGAGACAAGTAGGGTCCATATTCTGTATCTTGATATTCGCTTGCAAGAAGGTCGTTTTTTTGCCAAATTGGAGTTTGAATCGGCCCTGGTTCTACAAGGACAACTTTTATGCCAAGCAATGCAGCTTCAAGCCTCAAACTATCAGAGATCGCCTCTACCGCAAATTTTGACGCAGAATAGGCTCCCAAAAAAGGACTAGACTGGAGTCCGGACACTGAACTGATGTTGATTATTCTGGCATTATCGGACATCATTAAAGGGAAGCACCGCTGAGTAACGTCTAACAAACCTGTTACATTGATCATCATTTGTCTATTGAAAGACTCCATTGGCAAGTAGAGCATCGGTCCCGCAACAGCTATTCCGGCATTGTTGATTAATCCGTAGATTTTGTCAGATTTCAGGAAATCTTTGATTTGTTCAAAAACAAGCTCAACACTCGAAGGATCAGTAAGATCCATTTCAAACAAATGAAGGTGATCTAGTTCCTTGGTCCACCTGGGAGCTGACTTTGTCTTCCTCACAGTACCTAGAATGAAATATCCACGCTCGTGGAAAAATCTAGCAAGATGAGCCCCGATACCCGTAGAAATGCCGGTAATAAGTAAAATTCTCCTCATCTGCCGGCCCAATTGTTATTGATTGCCTCCATTTCGTATTAACTTTGCCAATATATGGAGAGTTTTTGGAACATTAGGGTGGTGCATTTCTTTTTTATATTGACGGTTGCCTGCAACAGAGAAAAGTATATCAGCCACGATGCGTTACAAGGAGATTGGCATTTAGTTGAAGCTTATCGAGGCGACAAAAAAACAATGACTATGTCTGGTGCTTTTTTCAATTTCGATGAATTCATTTTAACTTCCAACTTTCTGGGAGAGATTGTTCAATACGAGTATAAATTGAGCAAGAACATAATTGATATCTCTAAGCCTCAGGCTTTTCAGATTCAGTTAAAAACCCTCGATTCCGGAAAACTCGAAATGAAAACTCAAGTTCAAAATCTTGCATTCACTTTTATCGTCGAAAAAAAATAAATGGATCAGGATGCAAAGACAAAAGGGCAATAGTCAAACTACAAACCTATCTTTTATCATCTTTTTTTTGTGTAGTTTCATCTGCAAATTAAGTGCTGCGGAATTTTTTGTACAGCCTGTGGTATTTTGTCAGGACAATATAGCCTACATCGAGATCTCCTACGTTTTGAAACCTTCAAGCTCTTCTTTTGTCATTGCAAATGCGAAGAAATATTTTCAGCTTTCCGTTTTTTTGAGAAATAAAATGGGAATTTCAAAAGCTGAGAAATTTCAAATCAGTTGCGAAGATCCTAAATCCGGTACCATCCATCTCATGAGGTGGGTTGTTGACACCGGTGATTATGTGCTGGAATCTCATCTCTTGGAAAGCGGTGATAGTTTGAATGAACTCTTTTTGAAAAACGACATTCAAGTCAGACCCTGTGACAAAATTGCTTTATCTCAAATACAATTACTGTCAAAAGTGTCAAATCTTGACAAATGTACCTTGCCAAATTGCAAAAATGGTTTCTACTTTGAACCATTGTTGCAGCATACATTGTATAAAAATCAATATAAATTAATTTCATACGTCGAATCCTATCAGGCACCAAATTCCATCAAAGAAAAATTAATGTACAGGTACTCTGTCGATAAGATCGATAGCATCGGAACCAGAACAAACACATTGGAATGGTACAAAAAGAGACCTTGGCAAACCCGCGACATCCAACTTTCTGAACAAGATATTAGTTCGCTTGCATCGGGAGAATATTACTTGAAAGTTGAATTGATGAATGCCGAAAAAAAAGTGATAGATCAGACTGAACAACTTTTTTCAAGAATCAATCCTTTTTGGGATAGATTTTATGCGACGGATGGAGATCAGTCAGAAGAAAAATTGTTTTTCCAAAATATGAAACCAGATAGTGTAATATACGCAGTTAAGGCGATGAAACCAATTTTGTCCAGTGGGGAAATTGGAGCTTTGGACTATCTGACAAAACTCAATAAAATTAAAGAATTAAAGATATTTCTATATCAAAGTTGGAAAGAAAGAAGCGAAACAAGACCGGTGGAGAGTTTCCAAAGTTATATGTCTTTGGCAAGAGCAGTAGACAAAAAATATAATGGTGGTTTTGGATACGGATTTGAGACGGATAGAGGATTTATCATTTTGAGATACGGCAATCCAACTGAAATTATTTCTGAAGAATATGAGAATGGTGCATATCCTTATGAAATATGGAAGTATTCCAAACTTGGAACAACTGGTCAAACACGTGTTACATTTTTATTTTATAATCCCGATCTTGCCGGTTCAGATTATCGTCTGCTTCACTGTAATGCAATAGGTGAGAGATTTAATCCACTGTGGGAAAATGAATTGTACAAAAATGCGAGAGAAGAATTCAGAGAAAATGATCCGCTTGCACCAGCAAATATCTCTGATAATTTCAACCGTAGAGCTAAAGATTATTTTAAGTATTAAAAATTAAATTATTTCAAAAACCGCATATTCAAATTTATTTATGATTTTATTAGATGGCAATCAATTGTCAAAAACAATCCGAAAAGAAATATCAGATAAAGTAAGAGATTTTTGTCAAACTGACATCAGACCACCACATCTGGCAGCAGTATTACTGGGCGACAATCCCGCAAGTGAAGCGTATGTCCGAAACAAAATCAAGGCTTGCGAAGAAGTTGGTTTTGCTTCCACACTGATCAAAAAACCTGCGTCTACCACAGAGGAGGAGTTACTTGAAATCATTTACAAACTCAATACCGACAATCAGATTGATGGGTATATTGTCCAACTACCTCTTCCCAGGCACATCAATGAGGATCATGTAAACCTGGCTATCAATCCTGAAAAAGATGTCGATGGATTTCATCCAAACAATTTTGGAAGAATGGCACTTGGTCTGCCTGCATTTCATCCTGCGACGCCAGCCGGTATCATGATGATGCTGGACAGATATGGTATTGAAACCGAAGGTAAACATTGTGTTGTGCTTGGAAGAAGCAATATAGTGGGTACACCAATCTCACTCCTGATGTCAAAGAAAACAAAACCTGGGAATGCCACTGTATCCATTGTGCATAGCCGTTCCGAAAACTTGATTGGATTTACCAGATCCGCAGATATACTCATTGCTGCTTTGGGAATTCCATTTTTTGTAAAAGAGGATATGGTAAAATCAGGTGTTGTAGTCATCGATGTTGGTATAAACCGAATCCAGGATCCTTCTGCTCCAAAAGGATCGAGATTGGTCGGAGATGTGGATTTTGATGGTGTGAGTAGAAAAGCTTCGGCGATCACTCCGGTTCCCGGCGGAGTTGGGCCAATGACGATCACTGCTCTGATCAGCAATACCTGGGATGCTTACAAGAGGAAGCAGTTCTAAAGCTTTAAATCAAAGCAGGACCATATGATTGAGGTTTACAATGATCAGTTTTTTATGAAGCAGGCATATGCTGAAGCATTGAAAGCTAGAGATGCCGGTGAAGTTCCCATTGGTGCAGTGTTGGTTTTTAAAAAGCAAATCATCGCTCGTGCACATAACCAAACTCAATTGCTGCAAGATGTCACTGCCCACGCAGAAATGCTTGGAATAACCGCGGCTTCAAATGGAATTAATGCAAAGTATCTCAAAGACTGTACTTTGTTCGTTACGTTAGAGCCCTGTGTCATGTGCGCTGCTGCATTAAGATGGGCACAGATATCAAAATTAGTATATGCTGCTGAAGATCCAAAGCAAGGATATATGAGATATGGTAATGAGCTGTTGCACCCCAAGACGAAAATTCATTACGGTCTCCTTTCAGATGAATGCAGTGAATTGATGCGAGAGTTTTTTAAGACCCGGAGAAAGAAGGCATAAAATTAATATTTTGTTAAAGGATCAGCCTCCAAAAGTTAAAGTGATTTAAAATTAAATTTGGATTAAACGATTTAACCAAAAAACACTCTAATATTGATTGAGGAAAGTAGGATTTGAGATTGAATGCATCAATCAGACTTTTGTCAGTTCGTATTTGAAATCATGTGTTCAGTATTTTTAAAATTAAAATTTTTTTCCAATGAAATTTAAAACCACTATTTTATCAGCGACAATGTTTGTACTGATGATGGCATCTTGTAGCCCAAACTTAAGTACTTTCAATCAAAAGCTTTATGAAGAGAATCAATGGTCTGAGGAGGAACTGAAAAAAATTCAATTCTATCTTTCGGATGACATTATACTGACGAGAGTGTTTGAAAAGGGTGAAACACAAATTACAAATGGCAAGATAAAAACAATCAATGGTCAACAAATAGAAGAACTTAGATTTAAGAAAGGTACCCCGGGTGTTTTTTTGTTTTCTCCAAAAGAGAATAGATTTGCGATAAGTTTTGAGAATAGTGTTGAACCAAGTTATTTGATTTTCGGACCAAATCCTAAATTCGGAAATCGATATGCACTATTTGGAAAAGAGTGGAATAGAAATTCAGGTCAGGTGACTTATCAGGACAAAGTGTACAATACATCGACAAGTTCTGCCTGGACTACATTGATGGTGGACCTCACCAGAATAAAAAAGAGCCAGGTTTCAAGAAAAACTGCTGAAGGTAGAGTAGTGGAATAGAAGCAGATTTTTTGTTTAGAGGAATATATTTAAAAGTTTCAAACAAACTGAGCCTGTCTTTCATTTAAGGGAAGATGGGCTCTTTGTTTTAATTTGATAGAAAGTTTATATTTTCAGTTTGTTAGTAAAGATAACTTTGTTCCGAAAGAATACAATTTAGAAATTTTAATTTTTC from Saprospiraceae bacterium includes these protein-coding regions:
- a CDS encoding SDR family NAD(P)-dependent oxidoreductase, which produces MRRILLITGISTGIGAHLARFFHERGYFILGTVRKTKSAPRWTKELDHLHLFEMDLTDPSSVELVFEQIKDFLKSDKIYGLINNAGIAVAGPMLYLPMESFNRQMMINVTGLLDVTQRCFPLMMSDNARIINISSVSGLQSSPFLGAYSASKFAVEAISDSLRLEAALLGIKVVLVEPGPIQTPIWQKNDLLASEYQDTEYGPYLSQAKIIMQQIEQKALPLTALEKPLIHALEAATPRNRYLIYKHPILLKILIRFIPGKWKDYFTISYLKTMALKNKIK
- a CDS encoding GWxTD domain-containing protein; translation: MQRQKGNSQTTNLSFIIFFLCSFICKLSAAEFFVQPVVFCQDNIAYIEISYVLKPSSSSFVIANAKKYFQLSVFLRNKMGISKAEKFQISCEDPKSGTIHLMRWVVDTGDYVLESHLLESGDSLNELFLKNDIQVRPCDKIALSQIQLLSKVSNLDKCTLPNCKNGFYFEPLLQHTLYKNQYKLISYVESYQAPNSIKEKLMYRYSVDKIDSIGTRTNTLEWYKKRPWQTRDIQLSEQDISSLASGEYYLKVELMNAEKKVIDQTEQLFSRINPFWDRFYATDGDQSEEKLFFQNMKPDSVIYAVKAMKPILSSGEIGALDYLTKLNKIKELKIFLYQSWKERSETRPVESFQSYMSLARAVDKKYNGGFGYGFETDRGFIILRYGNPTEIISEEYENGAYPYEIWKYSKLGTTGQTRVTFLFYNPDLAGSDYRLLHCNAIGERFNPLWENELYKNAREEFRENDPLAPANISDNFNRRAKDYFKY
- a CDS encoding nucleoside deaminase, encoding MIEVYNDQFFMKQAYAEALKARDAGEVPIGAVLVFKKQIIARAHNQTQLLQDVTAHAEMLGITAASNGINAKYLKDCTLFVTLEPCVMCAAALRWAQISKLVYAAEDPKQGYMRYGNELLHPKTKIHYGLLSDECSELMREFFKTRRKKA
- a CDS encoding bifunctional 5,10-methylenetetrahydrofolate dehydrogenase/5,10-methenyltetrahydrofolate cyclohydrolase, with amino-acid sequence MILLDGNQLSKTIRKEISDKVRDFCQTDIRPPHLAAVLLGDNPASEAYVRNKIKACEEVGFASTLIKKPASTTEEELLEIIYKLNTDNQIDGYIVQLPLPRHINEDHVNLAINPEKDVDGFHPNNFGRMALGLPAFHPATPAGIMMMLDRYGIETEGKHCVVLGRSNIVGTPISLLMSKKTKPGNATVSIVHSRSENLIGFTRSADILIAALGIPFFVKEDMVKSGVVVIDVGINRIQDPSAPKGSRLVGDVDFDGVSRKASAITPVPGGVGPMTITALISNTWDAYKRKQF
- a CDS encoding M1 family metallopeptidase — protein: MMKNIISFILIIAVHLCNSLLAQSHFTPKDSLRGSLNPNRMYDVQFYDLHVSFDMLEKKIEGYNDIHFSCPMDLSGIQVDLFDQMNVSKISMGKDNLNFSRSNNTIYIPHSFKKSEKYTVRIYYDGSPIEAKNPPWDGGFSWKRDEKNRFWASVSCEGIGASLWWPNKDHLSDEPDSMHIHLTVPSDLYAVSNGQLVQRERIDGLHVTYHWSVQYPINNYNVTFYIGAYEHFQDQYLSQESKKLDLDYYVLDYNTTIAREHFKQVHKVLEAFEKYLGPYPFWKDGYALVEAPYLGMEHQSAIAYGNKYLRGYLGGRIPAEFDFDFIILHETAHEYWGNSVSCTDLAEMWIHESFATYMENLFVEYFYGKSAALRYLQSSRQYIQNKFPIIGQFGVNDEPADSDQYYKGAWMLHTIRQKINNDSLWFDILKQFYKNHEYGFASTQDFVNLLEAKTGTDYCDIVNQYLKYANLPELEYKIIQKPEYSGVSFRWKSNTKKFDLPVNFQLDKKVIRLTATNEWQTVSFGRIYQLIEPIDSDILITTKLVNE